Proteins encoded in a region of the Alosa sapidissima isolate fAloSap1 chromosome 19, fAloSap1.pri, whole genome shotgun sequence genome:
- the kif15 gene encoding kinesin-like protein KIF15-A gives MSTKGKGSGDTTLPLNGNSGDGDAIKVFVRIRPLTEGTGLTTDGDQNLCLTVTSSNTIRLHSKPEPRTFTYDHVADMDTTQEAVFSSVAKNIVESCINGYNGTIFAYGQTGSGKTFTMLGPSECDSFSDDQRGVIPRSFEYLFFLINREVEKSGNLKSFLCKCSFIEIYNEQIYDLLDSASASLFLRENIKKGVFVEGAVEKFVTSAAEAYQVLSVGWRNRRVASTSMNRESSRSHAVFTMTLESKETDREVVNIRSSQLNLVDLAGSERQKDTHAEGSRLKEASSINRSLMCLGQVIMALVDVSNGKTRHICYRDSKLTFLLKDSLGGNAKTYIIANVHPGSKCFGETWSTLQFAQRAKLIKNKAMINEDTQGNVRQLQAEVKKLKEQLAQAMLSHRHQAVDSAPGGPQLYIGSPDAQETLSFREQFKVAVILWKKCEDEKKVLQQKLGQLEEAWAQKEKFVQSNRMIVKFREDHIVRLEQKLKGTPLSEEQSQSQLQQLQQEISVLRDQLEHHPRMMRYAAENFSLREEVRSLRALDSVKTARVAAEQCTTELEEAFHKVVEAEKPARDASAPPAYSTPVTAETMSTVSMERLKAQFMQKQSELTATVQAFEEYKQVTKKQLSEMEAEKRYLDKSNKHLENILEATKAHTKQEVSQLNKMHAETLKILTTPTRTYNLRNRLVPLSSPEHLNGHGEPPETPEGLQNEQPPVEMNELACEALAEELRLMQENAVSVKNQLDDEETKSRRLLQQISKLEEQIATATEESGRREELFAAERNSWTQEQASLEQTIASLEQQLSEEKRSTEILNSEVSDLRVVLQSSDKELASAREELSQHTNQEQETARLSSSLISTQLQLDQVKLEFEQVLEQQRALQDAYDTLQAEAKFEADQYRQQLEDSRQESARQQATISDLESSLQLEREHASGLASQLKESNESTSKKLVQSMEENVLLRKQVQMLTTENQQQVESIRTLEQRVATSDAAVASLEQKIEQNKGVVLDLINQTRDLRSELGEKEQNISLLTGDLKDISVKYGMACSEREKLHERVGQVQMEMNELQEASERRVASERIETEMLQDSLAYATEEVERLTKVFDEQTTLLQAAQDQVADREATIKTLRDQLSEQTEQLNKEKTLISEPPQQTDTPKSLPRTPFTPRSLGMGMELTHVLESQERELENRRSSMATMEMLLAELNAERSDKNNEIQRLKTQLNEKEMVQLEIQTLLDQFYTMNGHTQAKDSKGQELKDAIYHSVLRELQDLKKEKSSLEQKLQEAQEVLQRHEVSLSQSQTCVQELTSELRNRCLELRDLHLKGQEHDQLLQELEVLRKQVDHLTEENGKLVGHQNHRQKIEYLVKLKKENTKMQEENEKLKAELLSVREGRMENGRKL, from the exons ATGAGTACAAAGGGGAAAG GTAGCGGAGATACTACGTTGCCTCTCAACGGGAACAG CGGAGATGGTGATGCCATTAAGGTGTTTGTCCGCATACGTCCTTTGACCGAAGGCACGGGACTGACTACAGACGGCGACCAGAATTTGTGTTTAACTGTGACATCCTCCAACACCATCCGTCTACACTCAAAGCCTGAGCCACGCACCTTCACTTATGACCATGTTGCAGATATGGACACCACACAG GAGGCTGTGTTCTCCAGTGTGGCCAAAAACATTGTGGAGTCCTGCATCAATGGCTACAACGGTACCATATTTGCCTA TGGACAGACAGGGTCTGGGAAAACCTTCACAATGCTTG GTCCATCTGAATGTGACAGCTTCTCAGATGACCAGAGGGGTGTGATACCACGTAGCTTTGAGTATCTCTTCTTCCTCATTAACAGAGAAGTGGAAAAG TCAGGGAACTTGAAGAGTTTCCTGTGCAAGTGCTCTTTCATTGAGATTTACAACGAGCAGATTTATGACCTGCTGGACAGCGCGTCAGCCAGCCTCTTCCTCAGGGAGAACATCAAGAAAGGTGTCTTTGTGGAGGGAGCCGTGGAAAAATTTGTCACCTCTGCCGCAGAGGCCTATCAG GTGCTGTCCGTGGGCTGGCGTAACCGCCGCGTGGCCTCCACCTCTATGAACCGTGAATCGTCTCGCTCTCACGCCGTTTTCACCATGACTCTGGAGTCCaaggagacagacagggaggtGGTCAACATCCGGTCATCGCAGCTCAACCTGGTGGACCTGGCTGGGTCAGAGCGACAGAAAGACACGCACGCTGAGGGGTCCCGCTTAAAG GAAGCGAGCAGCATCAACCGCTCTCTGATGTGCTTGGGTCAGGTGATCATGGCGCTGGTGGATGTGTCCAATGGGAAGACCCGACACATCTGCTACCGTGACTCAAAGCTTACCTTTCTGCTGAAG GATTCTTTGGGTGGGAATGCAAAGACATACATAATTGCTAATGTGCATCCTGGCTCCAAGTGCTTTGGCGAGACATGGTCCACATTACAGTTTGCCCAGAGGGCCAAACTTATCAAGAACAAG GCCATGATTAACGAGGACACGCAGGGGAATGTGCGACAGCTGCAGGCTGAGGTAAAGAAGCTGAAGGAGCAGTTGGCCCAAGCGATGCTCTCTCACAGGCACCAGGCCGTGGACAGTGCCCCAGGAGGACCCCAACTCTATAtcg GCTCCCCGGATGCCCAGGAGACGCTGTCTTTCAGGGAGCAGTTCAAGGTCGCTGTGATCCTGTGGAAGAAATGTGAGGATGAGAAGAAG GTGCTGCAGCAGAAGCTGGGCCAGCTGGAGGAGGCCTGGGCCCAGAAGGAGAAGTTCGTCCAGTCCAACCGCATGATCGTGAAGTTCCGCGAGGACCACATCGTTCGGCTGGAGCAGAAGCTGAAGGGCACGCCGCTCTCGGAGGAACAGAGCCAGAGCCAACTGCAGCAGCTCCAGCAGGAGATCAGCGTCCTCCGAGACCAG CTGGAGCACCACCCGCGTATGATGCGGTATGCGGCGGAGAACTTCAGCCTGAGGGAGGAGGTGCGCTCGTTGCGGGCGCTGGACTCGGTGAAGACCGCGCGAGTCGCTGCCGAGCAGTGCACCACCGAGCTGGAGGAGGCCTTTCACAAAGTCGTCGAGGCTGAAAAACCAGCCAGAGACGCCAGTG CTCCCCCCGCATATTCTACGCCAGTCACTGCAGAGACGATGTCAACGGTTTCCATGGAGAGGCTGAAGGCCCAGTTTATGCAGAAGCAGTCAGAGCTGACTGCCACGGTGCAGGCCTTCGAGGAGTACAAACAAGTCACCAA AAAACAGTTATCAGAGATGGAGGCAGAGAAGAGGTACTTGGATAAGTCCAACAAACACCTGGAGAATATTCTGGAAGCCACCAAGGCCCACACCAAGCAGGAGGTGTCTCAGTTGAACAAGATGCATGCAGAGACACTCAAG ATCCTGACCACCCCAACCAGAACGTATAACCTGCGTAACCGCCTGGTGCCGCTGTCCAGCCCAGAACATCTGAACGGCCACGGGGAGCCGCCAGAAACCCCGGAGGGTCTGCAGAACGAGCAGCCCCCTGTGGAGATGAACGAGCTGGCCTGTGAGGCCCTGGCAGAGGAGCTCAGGCtcatgcag GAGAATGCCGTGAGTgtgaagaaccagctggacgaTGAGGAGACCAAGAGCAGGAGGCTTCTGCAGCAGATCAGCAAGCTGGAGGAGCAGATCGCCACGGCAACAGAGGAGTCTGGACGCAGGGAAGAG TTGTTTGCTGCAGAGCGCAACTCCTGGACCCAGGAACAGGCCAGCCTAGAGCAGACCATCGCCAGCCTGGAGCAACAGCTCTCAGAGGAGAAAAGATCTACAGaaa TCCTGAACAGTGAAGTGTCTGACCTGAGGGTGGTGCTGCAGTCCTCGGACAAGGAGCTGGCCTCCGCCCGGGAAGAGCTGAGCCAACACACGAACCAGGAGCAGGAGACCGCTCGCTTGTCAAGCTCCCTCATCAGCACACAGCTGCAGCTGGATCAAGTcaa GCTGGAGTTTGAACAGGTGCTGGAGCAGCAGAGGGCACTTCAGGACGCGTACGACACCCTGCAGGCAGAGGCCAAGTTTGAGGCTGATCAGTACCGGCAGCAGCTGGAGGACAGCAGACAGGAGAGCGCTCGCCAGCAGGCCACAATCAGC gacttgGAGAGCTCCTTGcagttggagagagagcatgcatccGGTCTGGCCTCACAGCTAAAGGAGAGCAATGAGAGCACTTCAAA GAAGCTAGTGCAGTCTATGGAGGAAAATGTTCTTTTGAGAAAACAAGTGCAGATGCTGACCACAGAGAACCAGCAGCAG GTGGAGAGCATCAGGACCCTGGAGCAGAGGGTGGCTACTTCAGATGCAGCTGTGGCCAGTCTGGAGCAGAAGATTGAGCAAAACAAA GGTGTAGTGCTGGATCTGATCAATCAGACCAGAGACCTGCGCAGTGAACTGGGAGAGAAGGAGCAGAACATCAGCCTGCTGACTGGGGACCTGAAGGACATCTCG GTGAAGTACGGCATGGCGTGCTCGGAGCGAGAGAAGCTGCATGAGCGCGTTGGCCAGGTGCAGATGGAGATGAATGAGCTCCAGGAGGCCTCAGAGCGACGGGTGGCCTCTGAGCGCATAGAG ACAGAGATGCTGCAGGACAGCCTGGCTTACGCCACAGAGGAGGTAGAACGTCTCACCAAGGTCTTTGATGAGCAGACCACTCTCCTCCAAGCTGCCCAGGACCAGGTCGCTGACCGAGAGGCCACTATCAAAACCCTCCGTGATCAG CTAAGTGAGCAGACTGAACAGCTGAACAAGGAGAAGACGCTCATCAGTGAACCCCCACAGCAGACGGACACGCCTAAATCCCTGCCTCGG accCCTTTCACCCCGCGTAGCCTGGGCATGGGGATGGAGCTGACACACGTGCTGGAGAGTCAGGAGAGGGAACTAGAGAACCGCCGCTCCTCCATGGCGACCATGGAGATGCTGCTAGCCGAGCTCAACGCCGAGCGCAGCGACAAAAACAACGAGATCCAGAGGCTCAAG acacagCTGAATGAAAAGGAGATGGTTCAGCTAGAAATCCAGACCCTGCTGGACCAATTTTACACTATGAATGGTCACACACAAGCGAAAGATTCCAAGGG TCAGGAGCTGAAAGATGCTATCTATCACTCAGTTCTAAGGGAGCTGCAAGATCTCAAAAAAGAGAAG AGCTCTCTGGAGCAGAAGTTACAAGAGGCACAAGAAGT tctgCAGCGTCATGAGGTCTCCCTGTCCCAGTCTCAAACATGTGTTCAGGAGTTGACTAGTGAACTGAGGAATCGGTGTCTTGAGCTTCGAGACCTGCACCTCAAGGGCCAGGAGCACGATCAGCtgttacag GAACTGGAGGTCCTGAGGAAACAGGTGGATCACCTAACGGAGGAGAACGGTAAACTGGTAGGCCACCAGAACCACAGGCAGAAGATTGAGTACCTGGTCAAACTCAAGAAGGAGAACACCAAAATGCAGGAG GAAAATGAAAAGCTCAAAGCAGAACTCCTCAGCGTTAGGGAAGGGAGGATGGAGAATGGAAGAAAACTCTGA
- the fam241a gene encoding uncharacterized protein FAM241A → MSTETSTVNDVPELHRRLAELDRRYGYLYPANMNSHRLTEQRVRPRPRAAPRPQAERAPVVPEPAATEVDDCERLGTFFGELNKCLRQIGFTQLYFGEKIVEPVVYLLFWALIWFLGIQALGLVGTLCIVIIYMQK, encoded by the exons ATGTCGACCGAAACGTCCACTGTAAATGATGTCCCAGAACTTCATCGTCGTCTCGCAGAGTTAGATCGGAGGTATGGGTACCTCTACCCTGCTAACATGAATTCTCACAGGCTAACGGAACAG CGGGTCAGGCCGCGACCCCGTGCCGCGCCCAGACCCCAGGCTGAAAGAGCGCCTGTTGTTCCAGAACCAGCGGCAACGGAAGTTGACGATTGTGAGCGCTTGGGTACGTTCTTCGGTGAGCTGAACAAGTGCCTGCGACAGATAGGATTCACGCAGCTGTACTTCGGGGAGAAGATCGTGGAGCCAGTGGTGTACCTGCTCTTTTGGGCATTGATCTGGTTTCTGGGCATCCAGGCGCTGGGCTTGGTCGGAACCCTGTGCATTGTCATCATCTACATGCAGAAGTAG
- the eif4eb gene encoding eukaryotic translation initiation factor 4eb codes for MNQSHKMATAEPELSQSPSKNSEEISEETSLEVVNPEGYIKHPLQNKWSLWFFKNDKSKTWQANLRLISKFDTVEDFWALYNHIQLSSNLMSGCDYSLFKDGIEPMWEDARNKKGGRWLLTLNKQHRRVELDRFWLETLLCLIGEAFDDYSDEVCGAVVNIRTKGDKIAVWTTDFENRDAITHIGRVYKERLGLPQKMTIGFQSHTDTATKSGSTTKNKYVV; via the exons ATGAATCAGTCACATAAGATGGCGACTGCGGAGCCG GAACTTAGTCAATCCCCTTCCAAAAATTCAGAGGAAATTTCGGAGGAGACAAGTCTTGAGGTTGTAAATCCTGAAGGCTATATCAAACACCCTCTACAGAACAA ATGGTCTCTTTGGTTCTTCAAAAATGACAAGAGCAAAACTTGGCAAGCCAACCTACGGCTCATCTCAAAATTTGACACAGTGGAAGACTTTTGGGC ATTGTACAATCATATTCAGCTGTCAAGCAATCTGATGTCAGGCTGTGACTACAGCCTGTTCAAG GATGGCATTGAGCCCATGTGGGAGGATGCCAGGAACAAAAAGGGCGGCCGCTGGCTTCTCACTCTCAACAAGCAACACAGACGGGTCGAGTTAGACCGTTTCTGGCTTGAGACG CTGCTATGCCTGATCGGAGAGGCCTTTGATGACTACAGTGATGAGGTTTGTGGTGCTGTGGTCAATATCCGAACTAAAGGAGACAAAATAGCCGTCTGGACGACAGACTTTGAAAACAGAGATGCTATTACCCATATAGG GAGAGTGTATAAGGAGAGATTAGGACTGCCTCAGAAGATGACCATTGGCTTCCAGTCCCACACTGACACGGCCACTAAAAGTGGCTCCACTACCAAGAACAAGTATGTGGTCTAA